The Linepithema humile isolate Giens D197 chromosome 2, Lhum_UNIL_v1.0, whole genome shotgun sequence genome has a segment encoding these proteins:
- the LOC105679397 gene encoding uncharacterized protein isoform X2 has product MISPLPSYDDELLNSAYANVSLIADKAWTFDPEDPFRKLNHSLWIQSCEITAKYEKNSDYRPRLVRDVISESRLAKYGNYEYDEQHERMYRPDDGKSSGSGLCHFRPATEAVEPWMLPEVQEHFARLISPSRTRSHREPSAISILKCNTLRRENENVCSNFQSDWSENSKKRRQKIDLKESRKIGLYGESLSTHKSDESESHERSTKTFARHQRYTVETIAEIQLQSRIESDAVRDIWNVGKFQRQQQQQCHQQNQQSRIIRQIQPATQHHQPFYCTLQYQPLILRAQYQRRPLQSPSLPSPPPPILSAEVPEFFPKSIPVPITYSLNADKERKARQIRYFPSFNDRNYQSELFPYNRPQHETIFPNTRMSILPATETNVFRSSQEWFQRVAPPMQLQLAAASSPLPVCTSLQPIHDATIGHRPLQMYEKFVPCTQSSPTTPIPVYQRPIELYQEPTSKRKNQGVDFNNLILLTKNSIKTRRGHAKSTAQSPFLPDSKQNLRTSGHKMQVQWLDKDHCAKNAEEIVAVNALVSELRSFEEKYEYDKRASTSWKTVAAASQSQQGSCETARSKDRIFGNESARCKTLDAEGKDKKMKRPLYRDVLANASSGVVPENVFEKRYDELEQQAMEQYRNSEESLALKYQELERQAMEQYRNSRTGDDKRSVSSEDQHCFDGQRCSGRGQCSPSIEYTERKGCCFPQITLLKPKGKSLPNVFDGSSCNDGIRQSAAASRSLSTLTDRLLRESKNICKGASGDKIDTNVRTSLKRRLILMSPFERKSEARRLMKTTDLHGICTLSRAKKNVFNYYRTSEIAQNGSGDENITIIQSPNREIWLSGFWTT; this is encoded by the exons ATGATATCTCCACTTCCGTCATACGACGACGAGCTTCTGAATAGCGCTTACGCAAACGTCAGTCTGATCGCCGACAAAGCCTGGACCTTCGATCCCGAGGATCCTTTCCGAAAGTTAAACCATTCTCTCTGGATTCAA AGTTGCGAAATAACTGCGAAGTACGAGAAAAATAGTGATTATCGTCCGAGACTCGTCCGAGACGTCATCTCCGAATCGCGCTTGGCGAAGTACGGTAATTACGAATACGATGAGCAACACGAGAGAATGTACAGGCCGGACGATGGTAAATCGTCGGGTAGCGGACTTTGCCATTTCCGTCCAGCAACGGAGGCTGTGGAACCGTGGATGCTTCCTGAAGTTCAAGAACACTTCGCCCGGTTAATCTCGCCGAGCCGCACGCGATCACATCGGGAACC CTCAGCAATATCAATACTGAAGTGCAACACCTTGAGGAGGGAAAATGAAAACGTTTGCTCGAATTTCCAATCGGATTGGAgcgaaaattcgaaaaaacgACGTCAGAAGATCGATCTGAAGGAGAGCAGAAAAATTGGATTATATGGCGAGTCGCTTTCGACTCATAAATCAGATGAAAGTG AATCACATGAAAGATCAACCAAAACATTCGCCCGTCATCAGCGATACACCGTGGAGACCATCGCGGAAATACAGCTGCAATCTCGCATCGAGAGCGATGCTGTGCGTGACATATGGAACGTGGGGAAGTTTCAAcggcagcaacagcaacaatgTCATCAGCAGAACCAGCAATCACGGATTATTCGGCAGATACAGCCCGCCACCCAGCATCATCAACCCTTCTATTGCACGCTGCAGTATCAGCCTCTGATTCTGAGAGCGCAATATCAGCGGAGACCGTTGCAATCGCCGTCACTACCATCTCCACCGCCACCGATCCTAAGCGCCGAAGTGCCGGAATTCTTCCCCAAATCAATCCCAGTTCCGATAACGTATAGCCTAAACGCCGATAAGGAACGCAAAGCTCGTCAGATACGCTATTTTCCATCGTTCAACGACAGAAACTATCAGAGCGAGCTGTTTCCCTACAATAGGCCGCAGCATGAAACTATATTTCcg AACACCAGAATGTCCATATTACCTGCCACAGAAACGAACGTGTTCCGATCTTCTCAGGAATGGTTCCAAAGAGTCGCACCACCGATGCAGCTACAGTTAGCGGCTGCTTCGTCTCCTCTGCCGGTTTGCACGTCGTTGCAGCCGATTCACGATGCTACGATCGGCCATCGTCCTCTACag ATGTATGAGAAATTTGTGCCATGCACTCAGTCGAGCCCAACGACGCCCATACCTGTATATCAGCGACCGATAGAACTGTACCAGGAACCAACGTCGAAACGGAAGAATCAAGGAGTCGATTTCAACAATCTCATACTACTAACGAAGAATAGCATCAAGACACGACGCGGTCACGCGAAAAGCACCGCTCAATCACCTTTCCTCCCGGACTCCAAACAGAACCTGAGAACTTCCGGTCACAAGATGCAGGTGCAATGGCTCGACAAGGATCACTGCGCGAAGAATGCTGAAGAGATCGTGGCTGTGAACGCATTGGTATCGGAGTTGCGTAGCTTTGAAGAGAAATACGAGTACGATAAAAGAGCCAGCACCAGCTGGAAAACCGTCGCTGCTGCTTCGCAAAGTCAGCAAGGATCGTGCGAAACTGCAAGATCGAAGGACAGAATCTTTGGGAACGAAAGCGCAAGATGCAAGACTTTGGACGCTGAAGGGAAGGATAAAAAGATGAAGCGGCCACTTTACAGAGACGTTCTCGCAAATGCCTCGAGCGGAGTAGTTCCGGAAAATGTCTTTGAGAAGAG ATACGACGAACTCGAGCAACAAGCGATGGAACAATACAGAAACTCGGAAGAATCGCTAGCGCTCAAATACCAG GAATTGGAGCGCCAAGCGATGGAACAATATAGAAATAGTCGCACAGGGGACGATAAGCGTTCGGTATCTTCCGAGGACCAACATTGTTTTGATGGACAAAGGTGTTCGGGACGCGGACAATGCAGTCCTTCAATAGAATATACAGAAAGAAAAG GTTGTTGCTTTCCACAAATTACACTGCTGAAGCCAAAGGGTAAATCTCTGCCCAATGTTTTTGATGGATCATCGTGCAACGACGGCATTCGGCAATCAGCCGCCGCTTCAAGAAGTCTATCTACATTGACCGACAGATTGTTGAGGGAATCGAAAAACATATGTAAGGGTGCATCAGGAGATAAAATTGATACTAACG TTCGAACATCGTTGAAGCGGCGTCTGATACTGATGTCACCCTTCGAGCGCAAGTCAGAGGCCAGACGATTGATGAAGACGACGGACTTGCATGGGATATGCACACTCTCTCGAGCGAAAAAGAACGTCTTCAATTACTATCGGACCTCCGAAATCGCTCAAAACGGCAGCGGTGACGAAAACATAACGATCATACAATCTCCTAATAGAGAAA TTTGGTTATCCGGATTCTGGACTACTTGA
- the LOC105679397 gene encoding uncharacterized protein isoform X3 encodes MRNRYFKSCEITAKYEKNSDYRPRLVRDVISESRLAKYGNYEYDEQHERMYRPDDGKSSGSGLCHFRPATEAVEPWMLPEVQEHFARLISPSRTRSHREPTFNLQSSAISILKCNTLRRENENVCSNFQSDWSENSKKRRQKIDLKESRKIGLYGESLSTHKSDESESHERSTKTFARHQRYTVETIAEIQLQSRIESDAVRDIWNVGKFQRQQQQQCHQQNQQSRIIRQIQPATQHHQPFYCTLQYQPLILRAQYQRRPLQSPSLPSPPPPILSAEVPEFFPKSIPVPITYSLNADKERKARQIRYFPSFNDRNYQSELFPYNRPQHETIFPNTRMSILPATETNVFRSSQEWFQRVAPPMQLQLAAASSPLPVCTSLQPIHDATIGHRPLQMYEKFVPCTQSSPTTPIPVYQRPIELYQEPTSKRKNQGVDFNNLILLTKNSIKTRRGHAKSTAQSPFLPDSKQNLRTSGHKMQVQWLDKDHCAKNAEEIVAVNALVSELRSFEEKYEYDKRASTSWKTVAAASQSQQGSCETARSKDRIFGNESARCKTLDAEGKDKKMKRPLYRDVLANASSGVVPENVFEKRYDELEQQAMEQYRNSEESLALKYQELERQAMEQYRNSRTGDDKRSVSSEDQHCFDGQRCSGRGQCSPSIEYTERKGCCFPQITLLKPKGKSLPNVFDGSSCNDGIRQSAAASRSLSTLTDRLLRESKNICKGASGDKIDTNVRTSLKRRLILMSPFERKSEARRLMKTTDLHGICTLSRAKKNVFNYYRTSEIAQNGSGDENITIIQSPNREIWLSGFWTT; translated from the exons ATGCGCAACAGATACTTTAAA AGTTGCGAAATAACTGCGAAGTACGAGAAAAATAGTGATTATCGTCCGAGACTCGTCCGAGACGTCATCTCCGAATCGCGCTTGGCGAAGTACGGTAATTACGAATACGATGAGCAACACGAGAGAATGTACAGGCCGGACGATGGTAAATCGTCGGGTAGCGGACTTTGCCATTTCCGTCCAGCAACGGAGGCTGTGGAACCGTGGATGCTTCCTGAAGTTCAAGAACACTTCGCCCGGTTAATCTCGCCGAGCCGCACGCGATCACATCGGGAACC TACGTTCAATTTGCAAAGCTCAGCAATATCAATACTGAAGTGCAACACCTTGAGGAGGGAAAATGAAAACGTTTGCTCGAATTTCCAATCGGATTGGAgcgaaaattcgaaaaaacgACGTCAGAAGATCGATCTGAAGGAGAGCAGAAAAATTGGATTATATGGCGAGTCGCTTTCGACTCATAAATCAGATGAAAGTG AATCACATGAAAGATCAACCAAAACATTCGCCCGTCATCAGCGATACACCGTGGAGACCATCGCGGAAATACAGCTGCAATCTCGCATCGAGAGCGATGCTGTGCGTGACATATGGAACGTGGGGAAGTTTCAAcggcagcaacagcaacaatgTCATCAGCAGAACCAGCAATCACGGATTATTCGGCAGATACAGCCCGCCACCCAGCATCATCAACCCTTCTATTGCACGCTGCAGTATCAGCCTCTGATTCTGAGAGCGCAATATCAGCGGAGACCGTTGCAATCGCCGTCACTACCATCTCCACCGCCACCGATCCTAAGCGCCGAAGTGCCGGAATTCTTCCCCAAATCAATCCCAGTTCCGATAACGTATAGCCTAAACGCCGATAAGGAACGCAAAGCTCGTCAGATACGCTATTTTCCATCGTTCAACGACAGAAACTATCAGAGCGAGCTGTTTCCCTACAATAGGCCGCAGCATGAAACTATATTTCcg AACACCAGAATGTCCATATTACCTGCCACAGAAACGAACGTGTTCCGATCTTCTCAGGAATGGTTCCAAAGAGTCGCACCACCGATGCAGCTACAGTTAGCGGCTGCTTCGTCTCCTCTGCCGGTTTGCACGTCGTTGCAGCCGATTCACGATGCTACGATCGGCCATCGTCCTCTACag ATGTATGAGAAATTTGTGCCATGCACTCAGTCGAGCCCAACGACGCCCATACCTGTATATCAGCGACCGATAGAACTGTACCAGGAACCAACGTCGAAACGGAAGAATCAAGGAGTCGATTTCAACAATCTCATACTACTAACGAAGAATAGCATCAAGACACGACGCGGTCACGCGAAAAGCACCGCTCAATCACCTTTCCTCCCGGACTCCAAACAGAACCTGAGAACTTCCGGTCACAAGATGCAGGTGCAATGGCTCGACAAGGATCACTGCGCGAAGAATGCTGAAGAGATCGTGGCTGTGAACGCATTGGTATCGGAGTTGCGTAGCTTTGAAGAGAAATACGAGTACGATAAAAGAGCCAGCACCAGCTGGAAAACCGTCGCTGCTGCTTCGCAAAGTCAGCAAGGATCGTGCGAAACTGCAAGATCGAAGGACAGAATCTTTGGGAACGAAAGCGCAAGATGCAAGACTTTGGACGCTGAAGGGAAGGATAAAAAGATGAAGCGGCCACTTTACAGAGACGTTCTCGCAAATGCCTCGAGCGGAGTAGTTCCGGAAAATGTCTTTGAGAAGAG ATACGACGAACTCGAGCAACAAGCGATGGAACAATACAGAAACTCGGAAGAATCGCTAGCGCTCAAATACCAG GAATTGGAGCGCCAAGCGATGGAACAATATAGAAATAGTCGCACAGGGGACGATAAGCGTTCGGTATCTTCCGAGGACCAACATTGTTTTGATGGACAAAGGTGTTCGGGACGCGGACAATGCAGTCCTTCAATAGAATATACAGAAAGAAAAG GTTGTTGCTTTCCACAAATTACACTGCTGAAGCCAAAGGGTAAATCTCTGCCCAATGTTTTTGATGGATCATCGTGCAACGACGGCATTCGGCAATCAGCCGCCGCTTCAAGAAGTCTATCTACATTGACCGACAGATTGTTGAGGGAATCGAAAAACATATGTAAGGGTGCATCAGGAGATAAAATTGATACTAACG TTCGAACATCGTTGAAGCGGCGTCTGATACTGATGTCACCCTTCGAGCGCAAGTCAGAGGCCAGACGATTGATGAAGACGACGGACTTGCATGGGATATGCACACTCTCTCGAGCGAAAAAGAACGTCTTCAATTACTATCGGACCTCCGAAATCGCTCAAAACGGCAGCGGTGACGAAAACATAACGATCATACAATCTCCTAATAGAGAAA TTTGGTTATCCGGATTCTGGACTACTTGA
- the LOC105679397 gene encoding uncharacterized protein isoform X1 → MISPLPSYDDELLNSAYANVSLIADKAWTFDPEDPFRKLNHSLWIQSCEITAKYEKNSDYRPRLVRDVISESRLAKYGNYEYDEQHERMYRPDDGKSSGSGLCHFRPATEAVEPWMLPEVQEHFARLISPSRTRSHREPTFNLQSSAISILKCNTLRRENENVCSNFQSDWSENSKKRRQKIDLKESRKIGLYGESLSTHKSDESESHERSTKTFARHQRYTVETIAEIQLQSRIESDAVRDIWNVGKFQRQQQQQCHQQNQQSRIIRQIQPATQHHQPFYCTLQYQPLILRAQYQRRPLQSPSLPSPPPPILSAEVPEFFPKSIPVPITYSLNADKERKARQIRYFPSFNDRNYQSELFPYNRPQHETIFPNTRMSILPATETNVFRSSQEWFQRVAPPMQLQLAAASSPLPVCTSLQPIHDATIGHRPLQMYEKFVPCTQSSPTTPIPVYQRPIELYQEPTSKRKNQGVDFNNLILLTKNSIKTRRGHAKSTAQSPFLPDSKQNLRTSGHKMQVQWLDKDHCAKNAEEIVAVNALVSELRSFEEKYEYDKRASTSWKTVAAASQSQQGSCETARSKDRIFGNESARCKTLDAEGKDKKMKRPLYRDVLANASSGVVPENVFEKRYDELEQQAMEQYRNSEESLALKYQELERQAMEQYRNSRTGDDKRSVSSEDQHCFDGQRCSGRGQCSPSIEYTERKGCCFPQITLLKPKGKSLPNVFDGSSCNDGIRQSAAASRSLSTLTDRLLRESKNICKGASGDKIDTNVRTSLKRRLILMSPFERKSEARRLMKTTDLHGICTLSRAKKNVFNYYRTSEIAQNGSGDENITIIQSPNREIWLSGFWTT, encoded by the exons ATGATATCTCCACTTCCGTCATACGACGACGAGCTTCTGAATAGCGCTTACGCAAACGTCAGTCTGATCGCCGACAAAGCCTGGACCTTCGATCCCGAGGATCCTTTCCGAAAGTTAAACCATTCTCTCTGGATTCAA AGTTGCGAAATAACTGCGAAGTACGAGAAAAATAGTGATTATCGTCCGAGACTCGTCCGAGACGTCATCTCCGAATCGCGCTTGGCGAAGTACGGTAATTACGAATACGATGAGCAACACGAGAGAATGTACAGGCCGGACGATGGTAAATCGTCGGGTAGCGGACTTTGCCATTTCCGTCCAGCAACGGAGGCTGTGGAACCGTGGATGCTTCCTGAAGTTCAAGAACACTTCGCCCGGTTAATCTCGCCGAGCCGCACGCGATCACATCGGGAACC TACGTTCAATTTGCAAAGCTCAGCAATATCAATACTGAAGTGCAACACCTTGAGGAGGGAAAATGAAAACGTTTGCTCGAATTTCCAATCGGATTGGAgcgaaaattcgaaaaaacgACGTCAGAAGATCGATCTGAAGGAGAGCAGAAAAATTGGATTATATGGCGAGTCGCTTTCGACTCATAAATCAGATGAAAGTG AATCACATGAAAGATCAACCAAAACATTCGCCCGTCATCAGCGATACACCGTGGAGACCATCGCGGAAATACAGCTGCAATCTCGCATCGAGAGCGATGCTGTGCGTGACATATGGAACGTGGGGAAGTTTCAAcggcagcaacagcaacaatgTCATCAGCAGAACCAGCAATCACGGATTATTCGGCAGATACAGCCCGCCACCCAGCATCATCAACCCTTCTATTGCACGCTGCAGTATCAGCCTCTGATTCTGAGAGCGCAATATCAGCGGAGACCGTTGCAATCGCCGTCACTACCATCTCCACCGCCACCGATCCTAAGCGCCGAAGTGCCGGAATTCTTCCCCAAATCAATCCCAGTTCCGATAACGTATAGCCTAAACGCCGATAAGGAACGCAAAGCTCGTCAGATACGCTATTTTCCATCGTTCAACGACAGAAACTATCAGAGCGAGCTGTTTCCCTACAATAGGCCGCAGCATGAAACTATATTTCcg AACACCAGAATGTCCATATTACCTGCCACAGAAACGAACGTGTTCCGATCTTCTCAGGAATGGTTCCAAAGAGTCGCACCACCGATGCAGCTACAGTTAGCGGCTGCTTCGTCTCCTCTGCCGGTTTGCACGTCGTTGCAGCCGATTCACGATGCTACGATCGGCCATCGTCCTCTACag ATGTATGAGAAATTTGTGCCATGCACTCAGTCGAGCCCAACGACGCCCATACCTGTATATCAGCGACCGATAGAACTGTACCAGGAACCAACGTCGAAACGGAAGAATCAAGGAGTCGATTTCAACAATCTCATACTACTAACGAAGAATAGCATCAAGACACGACGCGGTCACGCGAAAAGCACCGCTCAATCACCTTTCCTCCCGGACTCCAAACAGAACCTGAGAACTTCCGGTCACAAGATGCAGGTGCAATGGCTCGACAAGGATCACTGCGCGAAGAATGCTGAAGAGATCGTGGCTGTGAACGCATTGGTATCGGAGTTGCGTAGCTTTGAAGAGAAATACGAGTACGATAAAAGAGCCAGCACCAGCTGGAAAACCGTCGCTGCTGCTTCGCAAAGTCAGCAAGGATCGTGCGAAACTGCAAGATCGAAGGACAGAATCTTTGGGAACGAAAGCGCAAGATGCAAGACTTTGGACGCTGAAGGGAAGGATAAAAAGATGAAGCGGCCACTTTACAGAGACGTTCTCGCAAATGCCTCGAGCGGAGTAGTTCCGGAAAATGTCTTTGAGAAGAG ATACGACGAACTCGAGCAACAAGCGATGGAACAATACAGAAACTCGGAAGAATCGCTAGCGCTCAAATACCAG GAATTGGAGCGCCAAGCGATGGAACAATATAGAAATAGTCGCACAGGGGACGATAAGCGTTCGGTATCTTCCGAGGACCAACATTGTTTTGATGGACAAAGGTGTTCGGGACGCGGACAATGCAGTCCTTCAATAGAATATACAGAAAGAAAAG GTTGTTGCTTTCCACAAATTACACTGCTGAAGCCAAAGGGTAAATCTCTGCCCAATGTTTTTGATGGATCATCGTGCAACGACGGCATTCGGCAATCAGCCGCCGCTTCAAGAAGTCTATCTACATTGACCGACAGATTGTTGAGGGAATCGAAAAACATATGTAAGGGTGCATCAGGAGATAAAATTGATACTAACG TTCGAACATCGTTGAAGCGGCGTCTGATACTGATGTCACCCTTCGAGCGCAAGTCAGAGGCCAGACGATTGATGAAGACGACGGACTTGCATGGGATATGCACACTCTCTCGAGCGAAAAAGAACGTCTTCAATTACTATCGGACCTCCGAAATCGCTCAAAACGGCAGCGGTGACGAAAACATAACGATCATACAATCTCCTAATAGAGAAA TTTGGTTATCCGGATTCTGGACTACTTGA
- the LOC105679399 gene encoding uncharacterized protein C1orf198 homolog, protein MSSLSKIHTGKFVQFQYTRMSSSTLTARAEQYFYSINPIAQRIGDDITATKEAYEGLWHTLSTAERNQAINETIIQPEVALKYTLKKVESTKELPEWYPKLRIQTGMKYVIDETGSTLRWRDEHSAPFSFMTQSQMNLSSIDSNEELKSKSMRTYFGESPHFSSPVKAQRSNPCSLNNSYSSAHQVGCYQSDCYTSNLFENDQCSNLLTSGINNEHSDSIFAKLINKTSLLKLQNNVEDDMESLVRDSDTDKSQSNTMVVMSRTKSSDINESTALLETPSSYSSFQSSQLNQEEEERSIPKTGFEFLDNW, encoded by the exons ATGTCATCATTATCAAAGATTCA CACCGgtaaatttgttcaatttcaGTACACCAGGATGAGTTCTAGCACTCTTACCGCGAGAGCGGAACAATACTTTTACAGTATAAATCCTATAGCTCAACGGATTGGCGATGACATAACTGCAACAAAGGAAGCTTATGAAGGGCTGTGGCATACTCTGAGCACAGCGGAGCGTAATCAAGCTATTAATGAAACTATAATTCAGCCTGAAGTAGCCTTGAAATATACTTTGAAGAAAGTAGAATCGACCAAAGAATTACCTGAATGGTATCCAAAGCTACGTATACAAACTGGAATGAAATATGTTATAGACGAAACTGGTTCC ACATTACGATGGCGAGATGAGCACTCTGCACCATTTTCATTTATGACTCAGTCACAGATGAATCTCAGTTCGATAGATTCTAATGAAGAATTGAAATCCAAGTCAATGAGGACCTATTTTGGAGAATCGCCACACTTTTCCAGTCCTGTGAAGGCACAGAGAAGTAATCCTTGTTCATTGAACAATAGCTACAGCTCCGCACACCAAGTTGGTTGTTATCAATCAGATTGTTACACCAGTAATCTTTTTGAGAATGATCAGTGCAGCAACTTATTGACAAGTGGAATCAACAACGAACACTCCGACAGTATATTTGCCAAACTTATCAATAAGACTTCCTTGTTGAAGTTACAAAACAATGTCGAAGATGATATGGAGAGTTTGGTGAGGGATTCTGATACAGATAAAAGTCAATCGAATACCATGGTGGTGATGTCACGAACAAAATCGAGCGACATAAATGAATCGACTGCTTTGTTAGAGACACCCAGTTCGTACAGCAGTTTTCAATCGTCTCAATTGAATCAAGAAGAGGAGGAAAGAAGTATACCAAAGACTGGATTTGAGTTTCTTGATAACTGGTAA